In one Salvelinus sp. IW2-2015 linkage group LG26, ASM291031v2, whole genome shotgun sequence genomic region, the following are encoded:
- the ifi44g gene encoding interferon-induced protein 44 isoform X1, with the protein MAFNFRTVSXNCXNFSAPVLHGEKPSSIAFATDLLGGDGRPDSSKVRKENVINAPGGFAGLPGAEQWKSKMESPWREVAWTEDRRETLMKSISSYKPGCEDLSEARVLLVGPIGAGKSSFISSVQSVFTGRFTNRAMVGSSSTSFTKKVELQLFNIRGRSPEQPTALVLCDVMGLGDGETTGLTLHDTLAIIKGHAPEGXKFSPEQPVRSETVGYVKKPSLKDKVHCVVFVVDASKVSSYTKGLGTTFQQLREHISDLGVHQVALLTHVDQVCQETARDITQVYNSRIVQQTMTKAGALLGMSTSYIVPVKNYSSELDVDENTDILLLSAVDHILQYVDLHFQDCAATYPKLSL; encoded by the exons ATGGCCTTCAACTTCAGGACGGTATCTGKAAATTGTCMGAATTTTTCTGCACCAGTTTTGCATGGTGAGAAACCTTCATCAATAGCTTTCGCAACAGACCTGTTGGGAGGGGACGGCAGACCTGACTCGAGTAAAGTCCGCAAGGAGAATGTGATAAATGCACCTGGGGGGTTTGCAG GCCTGCCAGGGGCAGAACAGTGGAAAAGTAAGATGGAGTCCCCATGGAGGGAGGTGGCATGGACTGAGGA TCGCAGGGAGACCCTGATGAAGTCTATCAGTTCCTATAAGCCTGGTTGTGAGGATTTGTCTGAGGCTCGGGTTCTGCTGGTGGGGCCTATCGGTGCCGGCAAGTCCAGCTTCATCAGCTCTGTTCAGTCAGTCTTCACAGGAAGATTCACTAACCGGGCCATGGTTGGCTCTTCCTCTACCAGCTTCACCAAAAAGGTAGAG CTCCAGTTGTTCAACATCCGTGGGCGGAGTCCGGAGCAGCCTACTGCGCTGGTCCTGTGTGATGTCATGGGTCTGGGAGATGGGGAGACCACTGGACTAACCCTCCATGACACTCTGGCTATCATCAAAGGCCATGCACCCGAGGGASACAAG TTCAGTCCTGAGCAGCCTGTGAGATCAGAGACTGTGGGCTATGTGAAGAAGCCGTCCCTTAAAGACAAGGTCCACTGTGTCGTCTTTGTGGTGGATGCTTCTAAAGTGTCCAGCTACACCAAAGGTCTGGGCACCACCTTCCAACAGCTCCGAGAACACATCAGTGACCTGG GTGTGCATCAAGTGGCACTGCTGACACACGTGGACCAGGTGTGTCAGGAAACCGCCCGTGACATCACCCAGGTGTACAACAGTCGGATCGTTCAGCAGACG ATGACCAAGGCTGGGGCTCTGCTTGGCATGTCCACCTCCTACATCGTCCCGGTGAAGAACTACTCATCTGAGCTGGACGTTGATGAGAACACAGACATCCTTCTGCTCAGTGCTGTGGACCACATCCTGCAATACGTGGATCTGCATTTCCAGGACTGTGCAGCAACATACCCTAAACTGTCTCTTTAA
- the ifi44g gene encoding interferon-induced protein 44 isoform X3, with protein sequence MESPWREVAWTEDRRETLMKSISSYKPGCEDLSEARVLLVGPIGAGKSSFISSVQSVFTGRFTNRAMVGSSSTSFTKKLQLFNIRGRSPEQPTALVLCDVMGLGDGETTGLTLHDTLAIIKGHAPEGXKFSPEQPVRSETVGYVKKPSLKDKVHCVVFVVDASKVSSYTKGLGTTFQQLREHISDLGVHQVALLTHVDQVCQETARDITQVYNSRIVQQTMTKAGALLGMSTSYIVPVKNYSSELDVDENTDILLLSAVDHILQYVDLHFQDCAATYPKLSL encoded by the exons ATGGAGTCCCCATGGAGGGAGGTGGCATGGACTGAGGA TCGCAGGGAGACCCTGATGAAGTCTATCAGTTCCTATAAGCCTGGTTGTGAGGATTTGTCTGAGGCTCGGGTTCTGCTGGTGGGGCCTATCGGTGCCGGCAAGTCCAGCTTCATCAGCTCTGTTCAGTCAGTCTTCACAGGAAGATTCACTAACCGGGCCATGGTTGGCTCTTCCTCTACCAGCTTCACCAAAAAG CTCCAGTTGTTCAACATCCGTGGGCGGAGTCCGGAGCAGCCTACTGCGCTGGTCCTGTGTGATGTCATGGGTCTGGGAGATGGGGAGACCACTGGACTAACCCTCCATGACACTCTGGCTATCATCAAAGGCCATGCACCCGAGGGASACAAG TTCAGTCCTGAGCAGCCTGTGAGATCAGAGACTGTGGGCTATGTGAAGAAGCCGTCCCTTAAAGACAAGGTCCACTGTGTCGTCTTTGTGGTGGATGCTTCTAAAGTGTCCAGCTACACCAAAGGTCTGGGCACCACCTTCCAACAGCTCCGAGAACACATCAGTGACCTGG GTGTGCATCAAGTGGCACTGCTGACACACGTGGACCAGGTGTGTCAGGAAACCGCCCGTGACATCACCCAGGTGTACAACAGTCGGATCGTTCAGCAGACG ATGACCAAGGCTGGGGCTCTGCTTGGCATGTCCACCTCCTACATCGTCCCGGTGAAGAACTACTCATCTGAGCTGGACGTTGATGAGAACACAGACATCCTTCTGCTCAGTGCTGTGGACCACATCCTGCAATACGTGGATCTGCATTTCCAGGACTGTGCAGCAACATACCCTAAACTGTCTCTTTAA
- the ifi44g gene encoding interferon-induced protein 44 isoform X2, producing the protein MAFNFRTVSXNCXNFSAPVLHGEKPSSIAFATDLLGGDGRPDSSKVRKENVINAPGGFAGLPGAEQWKSKMESPWREVAWTEDRRETLMKSISSYKPGCEDLSEARVLLVGPIGAGKSSFISSVQSVFTGRFTNRAMVGSSSTSFTKKLQLFNIRGRSPEQPTALVLCDVMGLGDGETTGLTLHDTLAIIKGHAPEGXKFSPEQPVRSETVGYVKKPSLKDKVHCVVFVVDASKVSSYTKGLGTTFQQLREHISDLGVHQVALLTHVDQVCQETARDITQVYNSRIVQQTMTKAGALLGMSTSYIVPVKNYSSELDVDENTDILLLSAVDHILQYVDLHFQDCAATYPKLSL; encoded by the exons ATGGCCTTCAACTTCAGGACGGTATCTGKAAATTGTCMGAATTTTTCTGCACCAGTTTTGCATGGTGAGAAACCTTCATCAATAGCTTTCGCAACAGACCTGTTGGGAGGGGACGGCAGACCTGACTCGAGTAAAGTCCGCAAGGAGAATGTGATAAATGCACCTGGGGGGTTTGCAG GCCTGCCAGGGGCAGAACAGTGGAAAAGTAAGATGGAGTCCCCATGGAGGGAGGTGGCATGGACTGAGGA TCGCAGGGAGACCCTGATGAAGTCTATCAGTTCCTATAAGCCTGGTTGTGAGGATTTGTCTGAGGCTCGGGTTCTGCTGGTGGGGCCTATCGGTGCCGGCAAGTCCAGCTTCATCAGCTCTGTTCAGTCAGTCTTCACAGGAAGATTCACTAACCGGGCCATGGTTGGCTCTTCCTCTACCAGCTTCACCAAAAAG CTCCAGTTGTTCAACATCCGTGGGCGGAGTCCGGAGCAGCCTACTGCGCTGGTCCTGTGTGATGTCATGGGTCTGGGAGATGGGGAGACCACTGGACTAACCCTCCATGACACTCTGGCTATCATCAAAGGCCATGCACCCGAGGGASACAAG TTCAGTCCTGAGCAGCCTGTGAGATCAGAGACTGTGGGCTATGTGAAGAAGCCGTCCCTTAAAGACAAGGTCCACTGTGTCGTCTTTGTGGTGGATGCTTCTAAAGTGTCCAGCTACACCAAAGGTCTGGGCACCACCTTCCAACAGCTCCGAGAACACATCAGTGACCTGG GTGTGCATCAAGTGGCACTGCTGACACACGTGGACCAGGTGTGTCAGGAAACCGCCCGTGACATCACCCAGGTGTACAACAGTCGGATCGTTCAGCAGACG ATGACCAAGGCTGGGGCTCTGCTTGGCATGTCCACCTCCTACATCGTCCCGGTGAAGAACTACTCATCTGAGCTGGACGTTGATGAGAACACAGACATCCTTCTGCTCAGTGCTGTGGACCACATCCTGCAATACGTGGATCTGCATTTCCAGGACTGTGCAGCAACATACCCTAAACTGTCTCTTTAA